The following proteins are encoded in a genomic region of Canis lupus familiaris isolate Mischka breed German Shepherd chromosome 6, alternate assembly UU_Cfam_GSD_1.0, whole genome shotgun sequence:
- the LOC102151415 gene encoding transport and Golgi organization protein 1 homolog isoform X11 has product MEVQSLLFWFFLFLCPGCPNTNVEPQEYQVNLQQITEKINWFEKESRELAEEISIWEQKIREAKKHLSETKTENMFLSDETPKLKLQDEFEDPELRVLRSKKYDLEDSKKVLEDKCNALSSVKTTKEAELKQLKKKMDTLAEFYEQTKVAAEEKLKKTHYELVAKKNQLSATEKNLKVATEEIDKYKQQVQEMQEQLQESELTFRHQIAVHEKNAQDNWVKARIWEREIAQQSREKAYLKHRLGLLEESLPERHRRQELIPGRPEIQNPPGRGLFQI; this is encoded by the exons GTAGAGCCTCAAGAATATCAAG TTAATTTACAGCAAATAACTGAGAAGATAAATTGgtttgagaaagaaagcagagaactTGCTGAAGAAATATCCATTTGGGAGCAGAAG aTCAGGGAAGCAAAGAAACATCTATCAGAAACTAAGACAGAAAATATGTTTCTCTCTGATGAAACTCCTAAATTGAAG TTGCAAGATGAATTTGAAGATCCAGAGCTGAGAGTCTTGAGGTCCAAGAAATATGACCTGGAAG ACAGTAAAAAGGTCCTGGAAGACAAGTGCAATGCATTGAGTTCCGTGAAAACAACGAAGGAAGCAGAATTGAAACagctgaagaagaaaatggatacCTTGGCTGAATTCTATGAACAGACAAAAGTGGCTGCAGAAGA GAAACTGAAAAAGACACACTATGAACTGGTGGCAAAGAAGAATCAGCTGTCAGCTACagagaaaaatttgaaagtagccacagaagaaatagacaaatacaa GCAACAAGTCCAAGAAATGCAAGAACAGCTGCAGGAGTCAGAACTGACCTTCAGACACCAG ATCGCAGTTCATGAGAAGAATGCTCAAGACAACTGG GTCAAGGCTCGGATTTGGGAGAGGGAAATAGCGCAGCAAAGCAGGGAGAAAGCCTACTTGAAACACAG ACTGGGCCTACTGGAAGAAAGTCTgcctgagagacacaggaggcaggAGCTGATCCCGGGAAGACCTGAGATACAGAACCCTCCAGGGAGAG GACTGTTTCAGATTTGA
- the LOC102151415 gene encoding transport and Golgi organization protein 1 homolog isoform X12, whose protein sequence is MGSWGPTFCVLLEPEPEVEPQEYQVNLQQITEKINWFEKESRELAEEISIWEQKIREAKKHLSETKTENMFLSDETPKLKLQDEFEDPELRVLRSKKYDLEDSKKVLEDKCNALSSVKTTKEAELKQLKKKMDTLAEFYEQTKVAAEEKLKKTHYELVAKKNQLSATEKNLKVATEEIDKYKQQVQEMQEQLQESELTFRHQIAVHEKNAQDNWVKARIWEREIAQQSREKAYLKHRLGLLEESLPERHRRQELIPGRPEIQNPPGRGLFQI, encoded by the exons GTAGAGCCTCAAGAATATCAAG TTAATTTACAGCAAATAACTGAGAAGATAAATTGgtttgagaaagaaagcagagaactTGCTGAAGAAATATCCATTTGGGAGCAGAAG aTCAGGGAAGCAAAGAAACATCTATCAGAAACTAAGACAGAAAATATGTTTCTCTCTGATGAAACTCCTAAATTGAAG TTGCAAGATGAATTTGAAGATCCAGAGCTGAGAGTCTTGAGGTCCAAGAAATATGACCTGGAAG ACAGTAAAAAGGTCCTGGAAGACAAGTGCAATGCATTGAGTTCCGTGAAAACAACGAAGGAAGCAGAATTGAAACagctgaagaagaaaatggatacCTTGGCTGAATTCTATGAACAGACAAAAGTGGCTGCAGAAGA GAAACTGAAAAAGACACACTATGAACTGGTGGCAAAGAAGAATCAGCTGTCAGCTACagagaaaaatttgaaagtagccacagaagaaatagacaaatacaa GCAACAAGTCCAAGAAATGCAAGAACAGCTGCAGGAGTCAGAACTGACCTTCAGACACCAG ATCGCAGTTCATGAGAAGAATGCTCAAGACAACTGG GTCAAGGCTCGGATTTGGGAGAGGGAAATAGCGCAGCAAAGCAGGGAGAAAGCCTACTTGAAACACAG ACTGGGCCTACTGGAAGAAAGTCTgcctgagagacacaggaggcaggAGCTGATCCCGGGAAGACCTGAGATACAGAACCCTCCAGGGAGAG GACTGTTTCAGATTTGA